A DNA window from Archocentrus centrarchus isolate MPI-CPG fArcCen1 chromosome 15, fArcCen1, whole genome shotgun sequence contains the following coding sequences:
- the LOC115792854 gene encoding potassium voltage-gated channel subfamily G member 3-like — MKCGSSLCTLNVGGRRFSYTAELMRRLPLSRLSRLLRCVSESELLELCDDYDSDSNEFFFDRHSEAFSFIMLYVQHGKLRFVPHMCELSFYNEMLYWGLESSDLQLCCQRRLDDRMSDALVHFFPEEELPRGADILESPWLERMRRTFEEPTSSLAAQLLASVSMLFVVISMVMLCASTLPDWTALEQQRIIEAVCIGWFTAECIIRFLVSRDKWDFIQRPLNIIDLLAILPYYISVAMTSLTGENSQLQRAGVTLRVLRMMRIFWVIKLARHFLGLQTLGLTLRRCYREMVMLLVFICVAMAIFSALAQLLEHGLDLEAGNHDYASIPAACWWVIISMTTVGYGDMYPMTVAGRVLGGLCVVSGIVLLALPITFIYHSFVQCYHELKMRSARCGRSLSGEFVN, encoded by the exons atgaaatgtggAAGCAGCCTCTGCACGCTGAATGTCGGTGGCCGCAGGTTCTCCTACACTGCGGAGTTGATGAGGCGCCTCCCCCTTAGCAGACTCAGTCGCCTGCTTCGCTGTGTGTCAGAGAGCGAGCTTCTCGAGCTCTGCGATGACTATGACAGTGACAGCAATGAGTTCTTCTTTGACCGCCACTCAGAGGCCTTCAGCTTCATTATGCTGTACGTGCAGCATGGGAAACTGCGCTTTGTGCCGCACATGTGTGAGCTTTCCTTCTACAATGAGATGCTGTACTGGGGCCTGGAGAGCTCTGACCTGCAACTGTGCTGTCAACGCCGCCTTGACGACCGCATGTCTGACGCCCTCGTACACTTCTTCCCAGAGGAGGAGCTACCACGGGGTGCTGACATTCTGGAGAGTCCTTGGctggagaggatgaggaggacattTGAGGAGCCCACATCCTCGCTGGCTGCACAGCTCCTCGCCTCGGTGTCCATGCTGTTTGTCGTCATCTCCATGGTGATGCTGTGTGCCAGCACCTTACCTGATTGGACTGCCCTGGAACAGCAAAG GATCATCGAGGCGGTGTGTATCGGTTGGTTCACAGCTGAATGTATCATCCGTTTCCTCGTGTCACGTGATAAGTGGGATTTCATCCAGCGACCTCTGAACATAATCGACCTTTTGGCCATTCTGCCATACTACATCTCTGTTGCCATGACAAGTCTGACAGGTGAGAACTCGCAACTGCAGAGAGCTGGTGTGACACTGCGGGTCCTGCGCATGATGCGGATCTTCTGGGTTATCAAGCTGGCACGTCACTTCCTGGGCCTGCAGACTCTTGGCCTGACACTGCGGCGCTGCTACCGTGAGATGGTGATGCTCCTGGTCTTCATTTGTGTTGCTATGGCAATCTTCAGTGCACTGGCCCAGTTGCTGGAGCATGGCCTTGACCTGGAGGCTGGAAACCATGACTATGCCAGCATCCCCGCCGCCTGCTGGTGGGTCATTATCTCCATGACCACAGTGGGATATGGAGACATGTACCCGATGACAGTGGCAGGCCGTGTACTCGGAGGCCTCTGCGTGGTGAGTGgcattgtcctgctggcactGCCCATCACCTTCATCTATCACAGCTTCGTACAGTGCTACCATGAGCTGAAGATGCGCTCAGCTCGCTGCGGCCGCAGCCTTTCGGGGGAATTTGTCAACTGa